The window tCCATGTTCTGTAGaggacacactggtgctacagacactgaatatttctacatccatgttctgtaaaggacacactggtgctacagacactgaatatttctacattcatgttctgtaaaggacacactggtgctacagacactgaatatttctacatccatgttctgtaaaggacacactggtgctacagacactgaatatttctacattcatgttctgtagaggacacactggtgctacagacactgaatatttctacatccatgttctgtaaaggacacactggtgctacagacactgaatatttctacatccatgttctgtaaaggacacactggtgctgcagtcactgaatatttctacattcatgttctgtaaaggacacactggtgctacagacactgaatatttctacattcatgttctgtaaaggacacactggtgctacagacactgaatatttctacattcatgttctgtaaaggacacactggtgctgcagtcactgaatatttatacattcatgttctgtaaaggacacactggtgctacagacaaTGAATGTTTCTACATTCATGTTCTGTAgaggacacactggtgctgcagtcACTGAATATTTCTAAATTCATCTTCTGTAgaggacacactggtgctgcagtcactgaatgtttttacattcatgttctgtaaaggacacactggtgctacagacactgaatgtttttacattcatgttctgtaaaggacacgctggtgctgcagtcactgatttttttttacattaatattatgtaaaggacacactggtgcggcagacactgaatgtttttaatatttggtacAGGGCACCCAAAATCCAAACCTTGTGGTTTTCagacaaacattttctttatttgaaaagaaggccaaaagttattaataaaaaattattacaataaaacacCAGGTTTGCTGTACTTGAAGGGCTGCACAATTTTGCCCaatgttgtatatatatacacacacacacacacacacacacacacacacacacacacacacatatatatatatatatatatatatatatatatatataatacactaaTAATTGTTATAGTtgttatttttctaaataaaagcaCTAAACAAAATAAGGAACATTACCTTTGTAATGACACTATTTCACTATAATATACAAAATTGACTAGcctacataataataaatataataataaatatagctgcaaaaaATGCACACTTCTTTACCCCAGAGAAGAACGTAAGGAATTGCAAATTTTTACCTCAAATTTACTCAAATTAGGGTTTTGCAAGCAATAATGAgtactcagtgaatttatttttaattcatactcGTCGCCGGAGATATCTCCAAACTAACAGGGACTCGGAGTTATTCTGTTTTTGATATCATCTTTTAATTTCTGACTAGTAATTATTGCAATTGTATCTAGTATCTATTTAAATGTTACTAGTaagtattcattagatactagtacttattttttagatactggtacttattcattaggtactagttcTTATTCTTTAGACACTAGTAAGTTTTTTAATCACGACTAGTAACTATTCTTATCTTACTAGTCAAATCTGCTTTTTTACTCATCTTATGTTATGACTAGTCTAAATGGCTACAGTAGAGttcaacaaaaaaattactagtaaaataaaaaatcatactagTAACATttagaataagtactagtataaaataaatgtgtactagtatctattaaataagtactagtatctatttaataggtactagtatctaatgaatgagaactagttttaaataaataagcactagtacctaatgaagaagtactagtatctaataataagtactagtatctaattgaTAAGTACTTGTATCtaataataagtactagtatctaatgaataagtactagtgtcTATTTAATAGGTAgtagtatctaatgaatgagtactaatatctaaaaaatacacactagtacctaatgaataactactagtacaaaaaaattaagtactAGTCCCTAGTGGAATACATACTAGTCAAAACTCAATAGTTGATATCTCAATGACGGATCCCCATAGAAGTCaatagcaaaaaaattaaatttgttactagtaacaatataaaagttactagtcactattgaattaagtactagtatctaatgaataagtactagtgtctaataaataaatactagtatctaataagAAGCACTAGTATTTAattaataagtactagtatctaattaataaatactagtacctaataaataagtactagtatctaatgaataagtactagtatctaattaataaatactattacctaataaataagtactagtatctaatgaataagtactagtacctataaataagcactagtatctaatgaataagtactagtacctataaataagcactagtatctaatgaataagtactagtatctaatgattaagtactagtatctaattatTAAGTACTACTATCTAAtgattaagtactagtatctaatgaataagtactagtacctataaataagcactagtatctaatgaataagtactagtatataattaataaatactattacctaataaataagtactagtatctaatgaataagtactagtacctataaataagcactagtatctaatgaataagtactagtatctaatgattaagtactagtatctaatgattaagtactagtatctaatgaataagtacaagtaactttacaaaagacactagtacctaaagaataagcactagtacctaaagaataagcactagtacctaataAAATGAGCtatagtacctaatgaataagtagtagtacttaatggaaaagataatagtatctaaaaaataagtactagtaacttgaAAAAAAGATGCTAGTACAGCCTATAGATTCATTGTTAAAAAGGCTTTCCATAGTGAGTCTCACTTGTGGAGTTTCTGCGGGAGGGCGCCCTCCGGCAACCAGTacgaattaaaaataaattcattgagTACTCATTATTGCTTGCAAAACCctaatttgagtaaaactagctaaaataattaagaaatttGAGGTTAAAATTGGCaatatggacacccttggtaaatatgatcaaagaaggctgtgaaaattaatctgcattgttaatccttttgatcttttatttaaaaaatgcaaaaaaattctaacctttcattgaataataataatttgaaatgggggaaatatcattatgaaataaatgattttctctaatacacattggccacaattaaggacacctttttattgaattattttttaaacctccattttccagtttaacaggtctaaattttctcctataatgcctgatgaggttagagaacacctgacaaaagatcagagaccattccttcatccagaatctctccagatcctttagattcccagctccatgttggtgcttctccttcttcagttcactcctctcattttctctaGGGTTCAGATCAGAGGACTGGAAGGGCTaaagcagaagcttggttttgtgcccagtgacccatttttgtgttgtttttgaggtttgtgtttggattattgtatggtttgaagatccaaaaatgttcattataagatttctaacagagtcagtcactttttgattttttatattttagtatttgaTATAATCAAAGCCATGTAtttaaacaagatgtccaggaccttcAGCAGAAATATAgccccacaacatcaaaaatacagcagtatatttcattgtacacatgggttactttttatctctgtgttcaccaaagcCATCTTGGGTGTTTGCTGCTAAACagctcattttttattttcatctgaccatggaagccagtcccatttgaagttccagtcatgtcttaTAAATTAATATGCTTTAccttgtttttggatgagctaggataattttcttgtaaccctcctaaacaacatgtggtgatgtaggttctgtttgacaatttttcttTAAGGTTTTCTGAGCCCGTggctcaactattttctgcaattctccagctgtgatccttggagagtctttagccactcaaactgacctcctcaccgtgcattaggacgatatagacacacgacctcttccaggcagattcataacattttctgttgattggaaattcttaattattgccctgatgttggaaatgggaattttcactgctctagctcatTTGTTAAAATCActttctaatttgtgaagctcaattatcttttgctgcacatcagaaatatattctttggtttttctcattgtgatggatgattaagtgCATTTGGGcattgttttccctcctctttatatttctgtgaaacaggaagcaatggctggatcatttcatgtttataataatgctggagtgctcaaaattgtgaatatgactgGGAATATACTTTagagttattttactcataagaatttctaggggtgttcttaattgtggccaatgtgtattagagacaaacacttatttcataataatatttccctccattcttattatccaatgaaacgttagatttttgtgaattttcgaaataaaagatcaaaaaagattaacaatgcagattaattttcacagccttctttgatcatatttaccaagggtgtccatatttttgggcattactgtatatgaaaaaaatatataataaagttaACATACAGCTCATGTATGATATGTATTgtttttactggaggaaaaataggaaaataacagCTAATGCAATTGGTGTCGTATCTCCATCCTGCCAGCAGAGGTCACTCAAAGACCAACAAACACATTAGGCTACTATATTTACgaaattacagttaaaaaactgacaaaatacGTTTTCTGTGTGCTTGTGTACAAATAATCGTTTCTTTTCTAtttggttttctaaaaaaaagtacGTCCATCTCCTTTTTTATGTTTCCTTTTTAATCTCTCTCCTATATGTTgctggctcattaatattcaacatacaaTTAAGATACTGGGcagaaatgcaaatttaaaaagtactagtatctattaagtTTAGGATATCTCTGGTCTAAAAAGTTACTAATAAATAACTAAGTAACTAAGTACTAGTTCAATTTTTGTTAACACGAACAGTTCAATTAAATACTAGTCACTAttggaataagtactagtatctaatgattaagtactagtcactttacaaaagacactagtacctaaaaaataaacactagtacctaaagaataagcactagtagttAATGAATAACCACTAGtacctaataaataagtactagtgcttaatggaaaagatactagtgtctaaaaaataagtactagtaacatgaaaaaagatactagtacagtttatagattaaatgttacaaaGGCTTGCCATAGAAGAGAATATATAGTCAATATATGCCGATAGTGATAATTGgcaacagatgtgtgtgtgtgtgtgtgtgtgtgtgtgtgtgtgtgtgtgtgtgtgtgtgtgtgtgtgtgtgtgtgaacagattGTGACCAGGTGTGTGGAGTAAAGGTAAATGAGTCCGGGATCATGGGAAATGGTGCCCTCTGGTGGTGAGAGGGTGGAACACCGGGTCCGGACTCATGACAAGGATTTGATCATCCTGTTACAACAGCAATTCTCAGGCTTTTGGCACCCTTTGCAGccatttgtaataatataatagccTATGTaaggtacataaattgtttattttgtattacattatgtattttaacagtgttattcagTGAAAGCATAtgctttttattaattaacaaactcattattgcctcattgtttttatttaatgtattttatggcATTTTAAAGGTTATTGTTAGCTAAGGTCTGTTTTTGTAACCACAATAATATTATCTGAATTACTTActtcataaattattatttgaagcaaTTTAAAGTATCAAAGCATGGTTAATTTGTAGTTACTATTGCTACAAGAACCAATTTAAGGAAGGGAACATGAAAATTCTAAGAGAATAATAAAGCAGATGCAGTGGTGATATTTTCACCCATATTAAAACACAATATTAACCTAATGTTATCAAGATCCAAAAAAGTTTCACAGAATTATAAACGTAGGGTGAATTGCCCTAATGTGGGACATTTTCTGCATTACTAATTTATGTGACATATTGCAATGTGTAGCCAAAATATTAAACCCACACCTAATACCATTTCAAAAAACCCAGGATGTGttctaaataaatcaaaagagaaAATGCAGATAGCACTTTCATAAAAGAAATGATAGACATATTTGTGCTCTTAGTACAAGTCGTCTGAGAAAATCTGCAGCTTCTTAATGTGGGACAGAAGTGTTGATAATGTGGGACACTAATAAGtctatgataaaatataaaagttagtATTTCTATTGGTTATGGATGGATAAAATAATCAAACACCAtcagacaaataatacaatatgatagttttgatgcatttattatgcatttattaagaCATTAGGTTACTATTATCATAGACCTGTGCTGTGTTATGTTATGTAGGTAGAATTCTACAACCACAGTTAAGTCAAAGTTGACTTTAGGCTAGATCAACCTTAATTCAGAATACTGAGCGTGCAGTGAAATGCTGTTAATAACATTTAAGACCAATTTGCCTAATTCTTTCTCTTTtaccaaacaaacataaaatcatAACTGTCTTTTTGAAAACCTCTAATAGCTAGCCTGCACAGACCTTGAGAACTACCTGAATAAAAACCACCTACAGAGGTTGAACTCATTGCAACTCTGAAAACAAGCAGTCTTTTGCATGTCAAGACACCACCTTTATCATCTACAATCCCGTGCAGTAACAGCATTCTAATATTGCATAACAGCAATAAAACCCTGTAAATAATCATTTTTCCCCCACAAACCATGCCCCTCCAAACATTTTTGACTGAGTGAACTACTGTCACACATTAGGCTAATCATACTGCCCCGTTCTTAAAACTACATTACGTGACACAAAAactatatttgatcatttttgtgGATTTGGGTGTCCATCATGACACTTGCTGTGAGAAATACTGGAAGCAGAGAAACAGTGAAAGGGCATTTCTGTAGGATACCAGTACAATATATCATAGTtcttaaccaatcagatttgagaacAAGGACGAACTGttgtacaaacctgattccaaaaaacactgggacactgtacaaattgtgaataaaaacagaatgcaatgttgTGGaagtttcaatattttattcagaatacaacaaagATGACATATTAAAGgtttaaattgaaaaaatgtataattttatgggaaaaataagttgattttaaatttcatgtcattaacacatctcaaaaaagttgggacaaggccatgtttatcactgtgtggcatccattcttctttttataacagtctgcaaacatctggggactgaggagacaagctgttcaagtttaggaataggaatgttgtcccattcttgtctaatacaggcttctagttgctcaactgtcttaggtcttctttgtctcatcttcctctttatgatgcaccaaatccTTTCGATGGGTGAAatatctggactgcaggctggccatttcagtactaggatccttctacgcagccatgatgttgtaattgatgcagtatgtggtctggcattgtcatgttggaaaatgcaaggtattccctgaaagagacaacatctggatgggaggataacttggatatacctttcagcattgatggtgccttttcagatgtgtaagctgcccatgccacacgcattCATGAAACcacataccatcagagatgcaggcttctgaactgagcgcagATAACAACTTgtgttgtccttgtcctctttagtccggatgacatggcgtcccagttttacaaaaagaacttcaaattttgattcgtctgactaCAGAACAgctttccactttgccacagtccattttaaatgagccttggccgcgagaaaatgcctgcgcttctggatcatgtttagatatgtcttcttttttgacctactgtatagagttttagccggcaatggcgaatggcacggtggactGTGTTCAACAACAATGTTTTCTAGAAGTATTCCTGagtccatgttgtgatttccattacagtagcattcctgtatgtgatgcagtgccgtcccAAAGATCACGggtatccagtatggttttctggccttgacccttacgcacagatattgttccagattctctgaatctttggatgatattatgcactgtagatgatgataacttcaaactctttgcattttttctctgaaaaactcctttctgatattgctccactatttttcgccgcagcattgggggaattggtgatcctctgcccatcttgacttctgagagacattgccactctgagaggctctttttatacccaatcatgttgcctaTTAACCTAATAAGTTGAAaaatggtcctccagctgttccttatacgtacatttaacttttccggcctcttattgctacctgtctcaacttttttggaatgtgtagctctcatgaaatccaaaatgagcccaatatttggcatgaaatttcaaaatgtctcactttcaacatctgatattttatctatattctattgtgaataaaatataagtttatgagatttgtaaattattccattccttttttattcacaatttgtacagtgacccaacttttttggaatcgggtttataTAAAACTTTATGATTTCATTCTTTGTTTTTCGTTTCTGAATAATGAATGTAAAGGTTTTGTGTGTTGGTTTAAAAAACAAACTGTCTTCAATTACCCTaatgtctttctttattcttTGAAACGTGTTGGACAAAATCCTGACAAACTGTGTGGAAAAAGCATAATATCTCACTACACTGTTATAGTAAACGGTGCCAAgatccaaaaaagaaagaaaaagcctAAGTGGTATTCTTTTATTGTCCATTTTGGTCCATGGTTTATTAGTCATCAAAGGGGTAATTAACCCGAAtatgaaacttctgtcatcatctTTATGTCTtcaagttatttttaatattctctcATTTTTGTCAATCCATTAAAAGTTCATACAACCAAAATGTttacctgtttaaaaaaaaaaaagtattctgtaTGAATCTAGCAGTTTAATTTCAGGGTttatgaaaagaaacaaaaatgtcaaatgataaacatatttaatttaggcttttatttatatatagacaTACAGACTGATGCATACAGAGCACATTAAATATATGGTATAAGCTCAAATATTCTTGCTAATCATGCAAGCGTGGTTAAGCTTTCATGTTTACtatatttaattagatatttGATGACATATTTGTATTACATTTGTATAGTTAATGCTGCTTCTGTGAATTTCTCACAGGATTATAATTATTAGAACACTCAGTAGTGGAAGCACAGCGATATATGAACACCAGAGCAGTTTCACTGACTCCAAGCTCTGGAGCTCCACACAGACAACAACACATGAAATGGTCAGTTGAGTAAAAGCCCAGTTTAAACACACATACAGCCATTTCCTCCACTTGGAGGTAAGCATTGGATGCAAGAAGTGATGCATTTTATAGTCCCCTTGCACGGTGACAGACCAGATGATAAAGCCCAGAATCTGACCTGGATGAAGGCCATGCCACCATGCTGAAAACAAAAAGGTCATAAACAGTGGAGATCTGTTGGATCTTTTGAAGACCATTCTTCGAAGCCACACTGCCGTGGTTCTGTTCCACTGGCGTGCAAATGCTGAAGGACGACTCAATGCTTCAGTCACCCATGGACTGCCATCAGAAAACCCATCCCATGATTTTTTTCCACTGTGACTGTACCCATGGAAACCTATGCCTGCAGCATTGTTAACACATTCACTGACCTTCCAGTGTGCATAATAGTTCATCTTAAGTAGCAGTGACAGGATCCAGATCCATATTATGTTTTGACAAACGCAAGGGCTGTTTACTCTAAATGTGATTGATTTTAAGAGCTCCTTGAGAGGATATTTAATCCACACCAAAATTATAACTTGCAATATCTTTGAAGTAAGTCTCCTTAAATATGGAGTCAAAGGTGGAGTCACACTCATTTTCCTAACAGACTGCACGAAAGTGTTAAAACTGCAAAGTGGCCCTCCAAGAAGTGCAGGAAAATTAAGCGAGTAGCTTAGAAATGGTATAAGGACAGACAGATCTTGACTGCTGTTTTGAAAAGAACTAGTGATTGTTCCCTCCTGCAGATCAAGAGATAGAGAAGAAACCCTCTGTGTCATCAACATTAGAGCAGATATGGCCAGTAATAGCCTGTTAGGAATAAAACGAGAGCTCACAATAGGttcaaattaagtaaatttatacAATTCATAATTTTAGAGAAATACCTGGAGTCTGGTGTCTCTTGAAGCCAGTATAACTGGTACTGGATGTACAAGTGCCAGACGGTTTGCCAACACATCTGCAGTCCCAGTGTCCAATGATGAATATGCGTTGGGTGTAGACAATATATCAGCAGCAGGAGAAGGACGGCACTGAAGAACAGCAATAAGCTGTATGAACCCATTGTTAGAATAGCAAAGATGAATCCTCCCAGTGTCAAATAGACATACCTTACAAGAGGAgataaatgtaatttcataaatgaTCTAAGAAAACGGACACAAGGATTATGTTGTCATACTGTACCTGTTGATTACTGAGAGATGTCCTTGCCTGGctaaacaataaaacagaaatgcaaatggCATGTTCACAAACTGGTAAAACAGCTGTGGGTTTCCATCACAAAATAGCCAAAAGAGATCCATCACCAGCCCAGAACTCTTCTAGTAGGCTAATGTGTGTGAGTAAAAGAGATAGCCTAttataaatatgtacagtatggCTGACTTATTTGAATTTCAGAGTAAATTGTGTTTCTGGATTCCAGACGTGCATAGATAGACAGATATTCAGTATGTCACAGCTGTGTACTTATTTCCTAAATAGAATCTGAAAGAGTGCCAACCAAGTTATGAGTAAACAATCCTCTCAAACAGAATAATGGAAACACTTTTTACACACACAACaggcagaaagacagacagacagaccaacagatagaaagacagacagatagacaggtagaaagaaagacagacagacagacagacagacagaaagtgacagaaagacagacagatagaaagaaagacagatgcaatgacagacagatagaatgacagatagacagacagaaagaacaaatagaaagacagacagacagacagaaagacagacagacagatagaatgacagacagacagatataatgacagatagacagacagaaagacagacagatagaaagacagacagacagagagaaagacagacagacagatagatacaaagagatagacagacagacagaaaaacagatagatagatagatagatagatagatagatagatagatagatagatagatagatagatagatagatagatagacagacagacagacagaaaagatAGAAAGtgagccagacagacagacagatagaaagatagatagacagaaagtcagaaagacagacagacagaaagagacagaaagacagataaaaaatacagacagaatgtcagtcagacagacagacagacagacagaaagaaagagagaaagacagatagacagacagacagacagacagacaaacagatagatagatagatagatagatagatagatagatagatagatagatagatagatagatagatagatagatagatagatagatagatagatagatagacagatagatagacaaacagacaggtagacagatagatagatagatagatagatagatagatagatagatagatagatagatagatagatagatagattgaaagacagacagacagatcgaaagtgagccagacagacagacagatagaaagatagacagaaagtcagacagacagacagacagaaagaaagagagaaagacagatagacagacagatagatagaaaacaGACAGATggaatgacagatagatagaaagacagacagacagaaagaatgaaagacagaaagacagaatgtCACATAGGCCTATAGATAGATGTATTCcccacactcaaaaaaaaaaaaaaaaaaacatctccatCCACAACCCTATGTGCCTTAGATGTCCTATTGTATGTAGGGAACTTAAGTGTGTAATTTATCTGGTAGtgtaatgtttatttaacaaagaaCACGTGACTGGGACAGGAATTTATATTTGGTTTGATTTTTTAAGGACTTTGCCGCCTCAGTTGAGAGCACCACCCCTcaccatataaatatatatatatatgtacaggtgctggtcatataattagaatatcatcaaaaagctggtttcactaattccattcaaaaagtgaaacttctatatttattcattacacacagactgatatatttcaaatgtttatttcttttcatttttatgtttacaactgacaactaaggaaaatcacaaattcagtatctcagaaaatgtgaatattgtgaaaaggttcaatattgaagacaactggtgccacactctaatcagagtattaactcaaaacacctgcaaagcatttaaatgatctcacagtctagttctgtaggcttcacaatcatggggaagactgctgaattgacagctgtccaaaagatgaccactgacaccttgcaaaggaggca of the Carassius gibelio isolate Cgi1373 ecotype wild population from Czech Republic chromosome A5, carGib1.2-hapl.c, whole genome shotgun sequence genome contains:
- the mboat4 gene encoding ghrelin O-acyltransferase isoform X2 produces the protein MGSYSLLLFFSAVLLLLLIYCLHPTHIHHWTLGLQMCWQTVWHLYIQYQLYWLQETPDSRLLLAISALMLMTQRVSSLSLDLQEGTITSSFQNSSQDLSVLIPFLSYSLNFPALLGGPLCSFNTFVQSVRKMSVTPPLTPYLRRLTSKILQVIILVWIKYPLKELLKSITFRVNSPCVCQNIIWIWILSLLLKMNYYAHWKVSECVNNAAGIGFHGYSHSGKKSWDGFSDGSPWVTEALSRPSAFARQWNRTTAVWLRRMVFKRSNRSPLFMTFLFSAWWHGLHPGQILGFIIWSVTVQGDYKMHHFLHPMLTSKWRKWLYVCLNWAFTQLTISCVVVCVELQSLESVKLLWCSYIAVLPLLSVLIIIIL
- the mboat4 gene encoding ghrelin O-acyltransferase isoform X1, which codes for MDLFWLFCDGNPQLFYQFVNMPFAFLFYCLARQGHLSVINRYVYLTLGGFIFAILTMGSYSLLLFFSAVLLLLLIYCLHPTHIHHWTLGLQMCWQTVWHLYIQYQLYWLQETPDSRLLLAISALMLMTQRVSSLSLDLQEGTITSSFQNSSQDLSVLIPFLSYSLNFPALLGGPLCSFNTFVQSVRKMSVTPPLTPYLRRLTSKILQVIILVWIKYPLKELLKSITFRVNSPCVCQNIIWIWILSLLLKMNYYAHWKVSECVNNAAGIGFHGYSHSGKKSWDGFSDGSPWVTEALSRPSAFARQWNRTTAVWLRRMVFKRSNRSPLFMTFLFSAWWHGLHPGQILGFIIWSVTVQGDYKMHHFLHPMLTSKWRKWLYVCLNWAFTQLTISCVVVCVELQSLESVKLLWCSYIAVLPLLSVLIIIIL